CTAATACACTATTTTTAAAAGTCCAAAGGTTGCAGTTTGTTTGGGATTTTATAGCACAGGATTTGCAAGTGAAATAAAAGGTGTGCATTCCTCTGCCCATATTTGAGTAACTCAGAGACATACATCTAGAATATACATCACAATCCATCAAATGCaaaacaattaaagaaaaaaaacacaatcACACACACACGCCTACACAAACTCAagttggaaaggaaaaaaaactgcATATGAATATCACAACGATATCTCTTTGATCTTCTTGTCCTCCAGCAGAGAACACCAAATACACAAAAAGTACACTCAATCTCAATTTCACTCTATTTGTCACTGACAAGAAAGGAAATAATAGAAGATTgattttaccaaaaaatttgCTCTTTTAGTTCTGAAGCCTGCTCTGTTCCCACAACCGTGCTCGAAGAAGCTGACAGAATGCATATCAGTGCACCGTAATTGGAATTACTTAAGTGGACAATACCTTGAACCAGAACTAGAAGCCCAGATCAAAATTCTTGAGGTGCTCTCATTGCAAACAACTTTCTCCACCTTTTACCTGCTGCTGCCCTGCAAAATGCAAAACAAGATTCTTGAGCAATTCATAGATAAGATTGATCGGATCGCTTAGCCAGTAAGGGTTAACATCCAGCCAGGCCACCAGAGGCCTCGAAGCTCCAAGGCAAGAAAGTGCCAGCTCGGTGTAAGGGAAGAGATTTGAAGTGGTATGAGCCAGTACCTTAATCCAGAATTAGAAGGGTGCGTGGATCAAGACTCTTGAGCTGGTCCATTGCTCAACCTTGTACTTCTTGCGGCTATATAGTCTGCAAAACATTCACAAACAGAAACTTAACAGATGAAGCATGAGCAGAGAACTTAGAGTAAGGATTGACTAGCCGCGTCATGGTGTTAGGGTTCAAGGTCTTCAATTGGCAATCAGTGCAAGTACAATGAGATACAATGAAATCGGAAAATAGGTAAAAGTTGACGTACTTGATATCTATGCCCGGAGGTCGGCTTCGGCTTCGTCATCGCAGCCTCCAACATAAACGTAAGGGATGTGAGCAATTTGTTTGGGCCAGTGTCGTGCTTTACCTGGTTGGTATTTCTTTGTGAGCAGCGGACAGCCGTCCTGGATGCGAAGCTGTGTAAGTGAAGGAGGCAGATGATCCTCTTTTTCTGGAACAATAGATGCTAGCTTTGGGCATCCAAGAATGTCAAGGGATTCAAGAGAGGTGAGTGATTGAAAAGATGATGACAGGCGCTTCAGATTTGGAAAGCCTGCAATGGTGAGTTTAATGAGAGATTTAGGGAGCAGCACATCCTTTGGAGGAAAGGACACCACATCTGGATCTACACAGTAGATAGAAAAGGTTTCAAGAGAGGTGAGTCTGCCCAAGTGGTGAAGCCCGCACTCTGAGAGAGGGCCAATTTCCAGATCAATTAGGTTGGGTGGGAAACCCTCTTCTAGAATGGATGCCAAACCTCCCCAGCATCTCAACAACAAAATCTGAAGAGAGCTGAGGTTGTCCACATAGCCTCTGGGGAGGGCTTCCAATTGAGCACAAATGCAGATAGACAAGCATATCAGGCTGGATGGCAACCCTCCGCTTGGGAAGGAAACGAGACTTCCACATTCCTCTACCCATAACATGCGAAGAGCAGAGAGATGGCAAAGCCCCTCTGGTAAGGATTTGAGATTTGCACACCTCTCTATCGTAAGAGCATCAAGACAAGTGCCCTCGTGGAATGTTTTGATTATTGACTCCAATCGTTCACAGTCACTTATTCTAACAAATTTGAGGGTTCTGGGTAGTCGGCCTCCTTTGCCTGATAAGGATGTCAAAGATGCACACTCTTTTATCTCCAACCACTCCAGACAACCCTCTAGCTCCCAAGCATCCTTCACCAATAGTTTCAAATTTTGACATTTTGCTATCTCTATTCttcttatgcttggcggtactTGATACCTTACGAAATATGTCAAAGAATTACACGACTCCATCTTTACATTTTCAAGACAAGGTGGCCAACCAACTTCTGGAAAAGAAATTAGATTTGAGCATCCAGTTAGCACAAGTTCCTTGAGTGCTCTTAGCTCTTGAATAAAGTGAGAGGGGGAGTCAGATATGTTGCCTCCAATAATATTAGAAATTCGAGGCTGCAGCCATCTATCCTCATTCTCCCATAAACATGTCAACTCTTCACAACCAGTAATCCGCAAATTTTGAAGCTTTGGCAATCCTCTGATGAACCCGTCTATTTCAAGTCTGAACTCTGAAATACTTGCAAGCCACATATCCTCCAATAGCTCAAACTTAACTCCACTTCTGTGCACCACCTTACAACCGCAGATGAACAGCCCACGAAGATGTTTATAATTGGCAATTGAAACCACTAACTCTTCACATGCAGCAATATACAGCTCTGATAATGAATCCATGCTCTTGGGCAACCAATCTTTCAATTTGGGGCAACCAAGGATGGAAAGCTTTTCCATGCATGGGAAAACTCGAATTTCTTCATCTCTTTTGCAAGGAAGCCACTCCTTCCAATTTTGCATGTCCTGGAACGTCATGCATTCCAACACTGGAAAAGGCAAGCTGCACTCTCCATAAAACTCAGCACCCACACTTTCAACATTGACCAGTCCTTGTATCTGAAGATTTTTCAGAAAAGGTAATTGGCCAAGAGGAGGTAAGAATCGACAGTTTTTACAATTCTCCAATTTCACAGACGTCATATCAGAGAATGAAGGATGTCCAATCCATTTTGAAAATTCGAAACCATTGTAGCCCTTGATGGTCAGCTCCTTAAGCTTTTTATGAGGTTCTAAACTGCACAGCACCTCCAACTCCTTCTCGCTTGTGCCGCTCCATTCCAATTGCAAGATTTCCAGCCCTTCCTTGTTCGTTATTTGAGCCGTCTTCGCATCCCCAACATCAATCACATTTTCCAATCTTCCAACCCTCAAGGTCCCACGAAGATGCAATGACTGTATCTCTCCAATCCCTGATGCACTACCTTTCCCCACCACAAAATTAGGCAAAGTTCGCAGATGAGTCAACCGACTTACTTTGGGAGGCATTTCTTCCAATGAAGGCATGTTTGAATTGTTGAGATGACGTAAATTAGATAAATTGCTCATGTTTGAAGGTAATGTCTTCAATTTTGAACAATTCTCTAATATTAACGTCTGTAAGTTGTAAAGCATGCATGTTGACTCAGGCAAACACGTTATTAATGTGTGAGAAAGATCAAGGTACCGTAGATGTCTCAACTTACCTACGGAATTTGGCACCTCGGTCAGTTTATAGCCATTGAAGGAGAGCACCCGCAAGTATTTCAATTGTGGCAATAAATCAGAAGTAGCATAACGAGTCAGATAATTCTCATAACCACCGGAAACGGGAAGTGGTAGGAAAGTCCGCAAGCCTTTTGCTTCAGAAAATGTCTCAAATCTTTTTTCCCCATCAAACTTAGCAGAAATGTAACTCAGATGACGAGTGTTCGGAGAACATCTACCATGCAGTTTATCCTCCAATCTGCAAAATGTGTCTCCAGCAGCCCATCGTGCCAAATCACCAACAAGGTCATGCATTACAAAGCACAAACTGTTTTTGCCCGAGGTTTGAAATAATGACCGAGACAATAGCTCCCCAAAATATTCGTCACCGATATCTTCCATTACTTTAGTCCCTTTTGGTTGCTCAAGAAAACCCTCTGCCATCCACAGAAGGATTAATTGGGTTTTCCCAAATTCATAGTCATTGGGAAGTATTGAGCAATAGGCAAAGCACCTCTTCAAAGGTGAAGGGAGATAATGATAACTCAATCTCAGTACTGGGAGTATCTTACTCCTATCTGACATACTCCATAATTTGTCATTCAGTATTTCCTCCCACTTGCCAGTTTCTTCACAACGTAAAacaccaccaagagtttttgcaGCCAATGGCAATCCATTGCAATTCGTAACAATTTTCTCCTTAAGCAACTCAAAATTCGGTGGCCTGTCATTGCTAACATGCTGCTCAAATACTTGCAAACAACTTTCATCTGATAGAGTCTTTAAATGATAAACATCACCGGCTGGGGCTCCCATCAATATTGCAACTTTTTCGTCACGTGTTGTCACCATTACCTTACTTCCCTTGGCTCCGCCACGGAGGGGAGCTTGCAGTTTTGTCCATGAATCATAATCACATGTGCTCCAGACATCATCTAAAACAATCAAAAACCTTTTACCATCAATCTTCTTGCTCAGATTATCTTGAAGTCGACTGAACTCATCCATATCACAGGGCCGAGATGTAACTTCCTTAAAAATAGCTCTCGTCACCGTTTGAAGATCAAAGTTATCGGATACTGAAACCCAGATCTTGAGATCAAACTGTTTCATTGCAACTACATCATTGAAGACTCGTCCCGCAAGCGTTGTCTTGCCGAGTCCACCCATACCAACAATGGCAACAACTTGATAATTTGTGGGAGAAGAAGGATCAGCATTTCTGGACAACAATTCCACAATCTTTCCTGCGTCTTCATCTCTCCCAACCACAGATCCATCCAACACATATGAACTTGGTGTCCTGTGCGATGATGATGTTGAAGTAGGGGTATGCTCAATATATTTCAAACCGAGTTTCTCTTTCCGGTCAAATATGTCTTGCAAGCGTTTAGCAATGTCGTCTATTTCAGAGTTCATATTGAAGTTGAATTTAACTTTGTGAGGAACTTTGGTAAAGAAGCCTCGTACCTTGCTTGTGCCAGTTTGGTGAAGCTTGAGCTGCTCGCGTTCTAACATCTCATTAGAAAAGGTGTTGAGTAGATCGTCGATATCGTAAGCCAAGTGTCTGAGGTCATTTAGCCACAGATCCACTGCCTTGCTCGTCAGCTGCTTCTCCTCCGCATCGTAAAGCACCGCTGCAATTGCGGACAGTGTTCCCTTCCATTTCTGCAGCTCTTTGCCAACTCCTCCCAAGCTTCCAAAGTAGCCAAGGATCTCCCCAGGCGTAACCTGTCCAGCAGCAACTGAAGGAATGCCGCAAGAAAGATCTCTCCCACCGCCATAGTTATTAGTTTCAGGAAGATAACAGAGGAGCAAGCAAAGCAATTAAAACAAGCGCAGATCGAATTGTTTTGTGAAAGCTTTGCAATGTTGAAGATTCAAGAATAGGTAACATCATATTCTTGTTGTTTTGTGTTAGATCGGTCATGTGATGACAAAAACAACGAGAGAAACGCACTGGCACTGGCAGTCATTTAAGACTTGATCGATCAAATCATTATATTATGCATTATTGTACATGACAGGGTAATCTAGGAATCTTTCGTACTTGATTTTAGTCTTTTAAGACTCCAACTTGCATGATAAGAATAATTTAGTCCCTCACCCAACATCATCAATAATGCAGCAAAGCCAATGAAGCAAAGAAGGATAAGAAGCATGTGGGCCACATATCTTATCTGTACACCCAGACCCCTTTACTGTTTTGCAGATTAATTATATCTTATCTGTAGCCCAAGCCCCAAGGGGACAGAGATTGGTTGGATCCCAGATCAAGTCTCAATACTTAATATATGTTTCTACATGAACCAAGTAATATTTCtttacaacagaaataaataGATTAAATGATACATGAAGATGAACTTTGTATCAAGTTCAAGCAAACCGCCACCATACTCTGAAAATAGTGACAATCTTCTGTTCAGGCACTACTCTAATCAACTGCAAAAGGATCAataaagtagaaaagaataaatCACAATATTGAAGGAAACGTCTTCCGTGCTCCGAGCTTGCGGTGCTCGAAATTTTGGGGTCCACCTACGTGATTTTCACGTGACTGTTTATTAAAACAAAATGCATATAGTAAAGGTTTAGCCGGTTAGTCGGTTCCCAGTTCCAAGTTTTACAGAGACTGGCCATTCTTCCAAACTCATTTTCAGAGACTGGATTTTGTGGGTGaattgatttatgaatttatctagGTAGAAATGGATCTTGAATTGAGTTCTTTTGGGAGTGTTCATCACCATGCTCCTCACCGTCCATTCTTCCAAACTCATTTTCACCGTCAGCTGCAGAATTCAGCCGGGATTTGACCGACTCAATCACTCTGATCTTGAATTTTCACACCAAATTCAATTCCCTATTCAATATTTGACCTGCAGATCGAATTTCGAACAggcagagggagagagaaaattaaACGTAGATCGATGCTGCCAAGCTTGTTTAATCAACATTAGTTTGATTCATCCGTTGTCCATGATCTCCGATGATGCTCTGGGTCCTTTCATTTAGAGCAAACTTTTTCTCGTTTTCTATTATAgtgtttctgggtttcttttttcctttttttttttttatggttgcAAAATGTGCTTCTAATTGCTTGCAGAAATTACTAAACATTTAGTGCGTTACCGATGCTTGAGAATTGGTGCGCTTCCCCGAGCAAGAATCCACACGAGTTTTCACTTCTCCTTCATCTGATAAAGATCAAAGAAAATCAACGTAAATTTATTTACTAACACTCACACACGTATGTGTAATTCCCAGTAAAAAATTTGCAGACATTTTCACTTAAAACATAAAGCTTGATGATGAAGACCATTGATCTTACAGATCACTCTTAATATatagtttctgaaaaattttaGTCAATTTTAAAACCATGGAACTATTTGACCCAATTTTACCACTTTAGTTCTACAACTATTCTACGGTTTCTACCCGACACTCTAATGTTTCGCCATTttggatggagagagagagagagtcagagatATCTAATTACTTGGATTACATACTTGAGTAGGGAGTAGTTTATGACCTCCCTCTCGAGTTccccaaaaaataataataaataaaaataaaaatcttgcTCTTTATCTTACTTCTCCAAACCATTTGTTGTTTCTAAAATCTCAGTTAGTAATGTTACTCTTTTAATAGATATTCGTAAAAGAGTGGTGTTAGAGACACCAAAATATTATACCAAATTTCAATctcaaatgatgtggcattgccacctcAATCATAGTGAATTCCAACATGTAATTATGtcaattaattttcatttatatAGTTTCCATTATATAAGCAATTacttaatattatattaaatgagAAAAATAATGTTTCTCTGCAATCCCAAAAATTGATCTTCAAATACCAGGGATATTCTTATATACCACctgtcatcatcatcctcatctcatGCTGCACTAAAATTTGGAACTTAAGGGACGAAAAATCATCTaggatttgaataaataaatggtCTTGCGtatgaaaatccaaaataaaaaagatgatTATGAATATAGCAACCACAAGGCATAAATTGGCTTTGTAAATCATAATCACAAAGAATTATGATGAAAAACTGTGAGTTAGCtcttaataaaatattaagaaaGATACAAATCAATACAAAAGTTAATTTAACCAacttgttttgaaatttgaatccactagattggttcaagaaattaaaagagagaacaacaaatttacttattcttcttcttcttcttcttcttcttcttctttttttattttttttattttttattttttacaataGAACAAAGAATTTACTAGTTGTGGATAGATGGCTGCGACATATGgaggatgagttttgcattttttagggtttatcaaGAAATGAGTTTGCGCGCTTGTTGGATTGATTAACTTCACCgcattttcttcttccattttttaatatcttagagataaataaactaatttaaatacatattctaaatatatataaaaaatgacAGCTTGAATATTTTGAGGTTCATTAGGGCTGATGTGGTcaatgccatgtcatttgggaTGGTTTTTTTGTATGAAATTTTGGGATCCAAAGCATTTTCCTTCGTAAAATAGATTAAAGAGTTActtaagagaaaaaataaaataaaccatTATAATTTAGAACTTTGGGTCTATTGCAAAGGAATAAGTCTTTACACACTGACTATTGGATGTGAAAATTAATTACATTATTGTAGGCTTTCTGTCCAAATAGATCCAATTTGGTATATGTTTTGACCACGATCCCCTAGGTCAACCGAAAGCCTTTATAGTCATATTTTTATTAACTAGACACTTCAAGGGGCAAGATCGTTTAACGGATACAAGGCTTAAAAAAATGACTGTTGGATGTGAGTAGTACATAATTTTAGGCTTCTAGTGCAAAACTAATTTGATTTCATATATGTTTCGAACCCGATTCCCTAGGTCAACCAAATAAGGCTTTATAATCCTATTTTTCTTAACTACACCCTTCAAAAGACAAGACCATTAATGGAAATAATGGATATGAGAATTACATTATTTTAGACTTCCGATCAAGATCCAATTTCATATATGTTTCAACCACATTTATAACCATGCCCTTCAATTGGCAAGACCGTCAACAGAAACAAGGCTTGGGACACTGACTATTGTAAGAATTACattattttcaatttcgattttttggatcgcacaaaattcttatatgtctactaatggcTATAACTAAAttattagttgtaatgaaaagtataccttccatgagcaccaatgtgtaggaaatagagtttatcaaaattgaccgtgggatgttatcatgataagaagaaatgatcatggtcaaaatttcagctattttcgtcgtcgtttgggtctcgatctagtaggtcaaccctaaaccttaaataccacataaagctaatatgctcataaccactcactcgtaacttatttttttcgaTCTATTAGCTATCACGCTCTCGTGTGTAGAAGCTatatcaaataatgtaaaaattttaaaaattttatctcctcaatggtcggctccccttagggaagtagaaatATTGAAAGAGTTGATCggtttatttcatgtcaaaGTGACGGCggattgggtttttttttttacacaattcctattaatacactataaatagatgggtaatattaaatttattaatttttaattttaattttaattttttagatcacacaaaattcttatatgtccactaatgtggtataactagcttATTAGTTGcaatgaaaagtatacattccgAGTAACAATGTGTAGGAagtagactttatcaaaattaaccgtaggatgttatcatgataagaagaaatgattatggtaaaaatttcagctattttcgtcgtcatttgggtctcgatctagtaggtcaaccctaaccCTTAAATACTACatgaaactaatatgctcataaccgctcactcgtaacttattttttcgatttgTAAACTTTGACGCTCTCTTGGttagaagctatatcaactaatataaaaatttatggaattttatctcctcaagggttggctccccttagggaagtagaagaatttaaagggttgaccggttcaTTTCATGTCGAAATAACGGCaaatcgggttaatttttttacacaattcCTATTAATactctataaatagatgggtaatgtcaaatttatcgatttccaatttcaaatttttggatcgcacaaaattcttatatgtctgctaatgtggtataactagtttattagttgtaatgaaaaTTATACATTCCATGAGTAACAAtgtgtaggaaatagactttatcaaaatcgaccgtaggatgttatcatgataagaaaaaatgattatgttcaaaatttcatctaTTTTCGTCGCCTTTTGGGTCttgatctagtaggtcaaccctaaaccttaaatattacataaaactaatatgctcataaccgctcactcataatttatttttttgatctgtcaactctcactctctcatgGGTAGGAGCTATATcgactaatgtaaaaatttcctGAATTTTATCttctcaagggtcggctcccttTAGGGAAGTAGgagcgtttaaagggttgaccggttaaTTTCATGTCGAAATAACGAAAGATCAGGttaatttgtttacacaataaATTGAAAGATCAGGttaatttgtttacacaatacATATTagtacactataaatagatgggtaaagtcaaatttattgatttccaatttcgattatttagactgcacaaaatccttatatgtctactaatgtagtctaactagtttattagttgtatagaaaagtataccttctatGAGCAACAACGTGGAGGGTtaatcaaaatcgacc
This portion of the Rosa chinensis cultivar Old Blush chromosome 1, RchiOBHm-V2, whole genome shotgun sequence genome encodes:
- the LOC112196035 gene encoding putative disease resistance protein At3g14460 isoform X1; amino-acid sequence: MLEREQLKLHQTGTSKVRGFFTKVPHKVKFNFNMNSEIDDIAKRLQDIFDRKEKLGLKYIEHTPTSTSSSHRTPSSYVLDGSVVGRDEDAGKIVELLSRNADPSSPTNYQVVAIVGMGGLGKTTLAGRVFNDVVAMKQFDLKIWVSVSDNFDLQTVTRAIFKEVTSRPCDMDEFSRLQDNLSKKIDGKRFLIVLDDVWSTCDYDSWTKLQAPLRGGAKGSKVMVTTRDEKVAILMGAPAGDVYHLKTLSDESCLQVFEQHVSNDRPPNFELLKEKIVTNCNGLPLAAKTLGGVLRCEETGKWEEILNDKLWSMSDRSKILPVLRLSYHYLPSPLKRCFAYCSILPNDYEFGKTQLILLWMAEGFLEQPKGTKVMEDIGDEYFGELLSRSLFQTSGKNSLCFVMHDLVGDLARWAAGDTFCRLEDKLHGRCSPNTRHLSYISAKFDGEKRFETFSEAKGLRTFLPLPVSGGYENYLTRYATSDLLPQLKYLRVLSFNGYKLTEVPNSVGKLRHLRYLDLSHTLITCLPESTCMLYNLQTLILENCSKLKTLPSNMSNLSNLRHLNNSNMPSLEEMPPKVSRLTHLRTLPNFVVGKGSASGIGEIQSLHLRGTLRVGRLENVIDVGDAKTAQITNKEGLEILQLEWSGTSEKELEVLCSLEPHKKLKELTIKGYNGFEFSKWIGHPSFSDMTSVKLENCKNCRFLPPLGQLPFLKNLQIQGLVNVESVGAEFYGECSLPFPVLECMTFQDMQNWKEWLPCKRDEEIRVFPCMEKLSILGCPKLKDWLPKSMDSLSELYIAACEELVVSIANYKHLRGLFICGCKVVHRSGVKFELLEDMWLASISEFRLEIDGFIRGLPKLQNLRITGCEELTCLWENEDRWLQPRISNIIGGNISDSPSHFIQELRALKELVLTGCSNLISFPEVGWPPCLENVKMESCNSLTYFVRYQVPPSIRRIEIAKCQNLKLLVKDAWELEGCLEWLEIKECASLTSLSGKGGRLPRTLKFVRISDCERLESIIKTFHEGTCLDALTIERCANLKSLPEGLCHLSALRMLWVEECGSLVSFPSGGLPSSLICLSICICAQLEALPRGYVDNLSSLQILLLRCWGGLASILEEGFPPNLIDLEIGPLSECGLHHLGRLTSLETFSIYCVDPDVVSFPPKDVLLPKSLIKLTIAGFPNLKRLSSSFQSLTSLESLDILGCPKLASIVPEKEDHLPPSLTQLRIQDGCPLLTKKYQPGKARHWPKQIAHIPYVYVGGCDDEAEADLRA
- the LOC112196035 gene encoding putative disease resistance protein At3g14460 isoform X2, which translates into the protein MGGLGKTTLAGRVFNDVVAMKQFDLKIWVSVSDNFDLQTVTRAIFKEVTSRPCDMDEFSRLQDNLSKKIDGKRFLIVLDDVWSTCDYDSWTKLQAPLRGGAKGSKVMVTTRDEKVAILMGAPAGDVYHLKTLSDESCLQVFEQHVSNDRPPNFELLKEKIVTNCNGLPLAAKTLGGVLRCEETGKWEEILNDKLWSMSDRSKILPVLRLSYHYLPSPLKRCFAYCSILPNDYEFGKTQLILLWMAEGFLEQPKGTKVMEDIGDEYFGELLSRSLFQTSGKNSLCFVMHDLVGDLARWAAGDTFCRLEDKLHGRCSPNTRHLSYISAKFDGEKRFETFSEAKGLRTFLPLPVSGGYENYLTRYATSDLLPQLKYLRVLSFNGYKLTEVPNSVGKLRHLRYLDLSHTLITCLPESTCMLYNLQTLILENCSKLKTLPSNMSNLSNLRHLNNSNMPSLEEMPPKVSRLTHLRTLPNFVVGKGSASGIGEIQSLHLRGTLRVGRLENVIDVGDAKTAQITNKEGLEILQLEWSGTSEKELEVLCSLEPHKKLKELTIKGYNGFEFSKWIGHPSFSDMTSVKLENCKNCRFLPPLGQLPFLKNLQIQGLVNVESVGAEFYGECSLPFPVLECMTFQDMQNWKEWLPCKRDEEIRVFPCMEKLSILGCPKLKDWLPKSMDSLSELYIAACEELVVSIANYKHLRGLFICGCKVVHRSGVKFELLEDMWLASISEFRLEIDGFIRGLPKLQNLRITGCEELTCLWENEDRWLQPRISNIIGGNISDSPSHFIQELRALKELVLTGCSNLISFPEVGWPPCLENVKMESCNSLTYFVRYQVPPSIRRIEIAKCQNLKLLVKDAWELEGCLEWLEIKECASLTSLSGKGGRLPRTLKFVRISDCERLESIIKTFHEGTCLDALTIERCANLKSLPEGLCHLSALRMLWVEECGSLVSFPSGGLPSSLICLSICICAQLEALPRGYVDNLSSLQILLLRCWGGLASILEEGFPPNLIDLEIGPLSECGLHHLGRLTSLETFSIYCVDPDVVSFPPKDVLLPKSLIKLTIAGFPNLKRLSSSFQSLTSLESLDILGCPKLASIVPEKEDHLPPSLTQLRIQDGCPLLTKKYQPGKARHWPKQIAHIPYVYVGGCDDEAEADLRA